One region of Mucilaginibacter sp. 14171R-50 genomic DNA includes:
- a CDS encoding proline dehydrogenase family protein, whose protein sequence is MSPNDKLSFENTEIAFRHSSNTDLNRAYWLFKVINVNFLVNIGPPITNFAVKIGLPVKGLIKATIFKHFCGGETIQECAKTTQNLADGGVGTILDYSVEGEDDEKVFDATRDEIIRTIITASKSKNIPLTVFKVTGVGRFGLLEKLDEGLKLSVDEQLEWQTVQDRVLAICEMAHSEGVPVMIDAEESWIQKTIDNLALNMMRFFNKEKAIVYNTYQLYRHDKLASLVGDHTVAESEGFILGAKIVRGAYMEKERKRAEERGYPSPIQPDKAATDRDYNDALIYCVDNVANVAFVAGTHNEDSCRLLADLLNEKKIDHKNPHVYFSQLLGMSDNLSFNLANANYNVAKYVPYGPIKAVLPYLFRRAQENTAIAGQMSRELSLIVKEKKRRNA, encoded by the coding sequence ATGAGTCCAAACGATAAATTATCCTTCGAAAATACCGAGATCGCTTTCCGTCATTCATCAAACACCGACCTTAACCGTGCCTACTGGCTGTTCAAGGTCATCAATGTTAATTTTTTGGTTAATATAGGCCCGCCGATAACCAATTTTGCCGTAAAGATAGGGCTGCCCGTTAAAGGGCTCATAAAGGCCACCATATTTAAGCACTTTTGCGGCGGCGAAACCATTCAGGAATGCGCTAAAACTACGCAAAACCTGGCCGACGGCGGCGTTGGGACCATATTGGACTACTCGGTTGAGGGTGAAGACGATGAGAAGGTGTTTGATGCCACCCGCGACGAGATCATTCGCACCATTATCACGGCCTCAAAAAGCAAAAATATACCACTTACTGTTTTCAAGGTTACGGGTGTAGGCCGCTTTGGGTTGCTGGAAAAACTCGACGAAGGGTTAAAGCTAAGTGTTGATGAACAATTAGAATGGCAAACCGTACAGGATAGAGTGCTGGCCATATGCGAAATGGCACACTCCGAAGGTGTGCCGGTAATGATAGATGCCGAAGAAAGCTGGATACAAAAAACCATTGATAACCTGGCTTTAAATATGATGCGCTTTTTTAATAAGGAAAAAGCCATTGTATATAATACTTATCAATTATACCGCCACGATAAGCTGGCATCGCTGGTAGGCGACCATACGGTTGCCGAAAGCGAGGGATTTATTTTGGGCGCCAAGATAGTACGCGGCGCTTACATGGAAAAAGAACGCAAACGCGCTGAAGAAAGGGGTTATCCATCGCCCATACAACCTGATAAGGCCGCTACCGACCGAGATTACAACGACGCGCTGATATACTGCGTTGATAACGTTGCCAATGTTGCGTTTGTGGCCGGTACCCATAACGAAGACAGCTGCCGCCTGCTGGCCGACCTGCTGAACGAGAAAAAGATAGACCACAAGAACCCGCATGTGTATTTTTCGCAGCTGCTTGGTATGAGCGATAACCTGAGTTTCAACCTGGCCAACGCCAATTATAATGTAGCCAAATATGTGCCTTACGGGCCTATCAAAGCGGTATTGCCTTATCTTTTCCGTCGCGCGCAGGAGAACACCGCCATTGCCGGTCAGATGAGCAGGGAACTAAGCCTGATTGTAAAAGAGAAGAAGAGAAGGAACGCTTGA
- a CDS encoding RNA-binding S4 domain-containing protein, which yields MTEFKVEGDYIPMIQLLKAAGLVQTGGEAQIVVEHGEVVYNGTVDYRKRLKVKPGDIVEFRGQKIKAI from the coding sequence ATGACAGAATTTAAGGTAGAAGGCGACTATATCCCAATGATACAACTGCTTAAGGCAGCCGGCCTTGTGCAAACCGGGGGCGAAGCGCAGATAGTTGTAGAGCACGGTGAAGTGGTATACAACGGCACCGTTGACTACCGCAAACGCCTTAAGGTAAAGCCTGGGGATATTGTTGAATTCAGGGGCCAAAAGATAAAGGCTATATAA
- a CDS encoding DinB family protein, giving the protein MYVTLLRQYQLVISARGALFDYCETIKPAHLLTPLPSFNNESMVSQLMHVANCYLFWLANSVLQQQRPYFGEEEHRDLRAVRNAYQQVDLITNDFLHAFKDSPEQQMFITRPDGNTLTRSPFEVFTHVITHEFHHKGQVINMSRQLGYTPVDTDIIRE; this is encoded by the coding sequence ATGTACGTAACACTGCTTCGTCAATACCAGTTAGTTATATCGGCCCGCGGGGCGTTATTTGATTATTGCGAAACCATTAAACCGGCGCATCTGCTAACGCCGCTTCCATCATTTAATAATGAGAGCATGGTTTCGCAACTGATGCATGTGGCCAATTGTTACCTGTTTTGGCTGGCTAACAGTGTACTGCAGCAACAACGGCCTTATTTTGGTGAAGAGGAACACCGTGACCTAAGGGCGGTACGTAACGCCTACCAACAGGTAGACCTGATAACGAACGATTTTTTGCACGCTTTTAAAGACTCGCCGGAGCAGCAGATGTTTATTACCCGCCCGGACGGGAACACCCTTACCCGTTCGCCTTTTGAAGTATTTACGCACGTTATTACACACGAATTTCACCATAAAGGACAGGTGATAAACATGAGCCGGCAACTTGGTTATACACCTGTAGACACCGACATTATAAGGGAATGA
- a CDS encoding HAD family phosphatase, with translation MDNIKNIIFDYGNVIFSIDFRRAQQAFKALGISDAEAFFGHRQQDEIFDRFDRGEVSADEFRAYIKTKTGNPAVTDQQITDAWNSLLLGIAPGNHDLLLKFKEKYRTFLLSNINDIHYTHIMNYLKTDFGFEDNEHLFEKTYYSHLVGKRKPQTDFFEQVLAENNLNAKETLFIDDSPQHLEAAKTLGIQTFLMTAPDTLAAFAERERLV, from the coding sequence ATGGATAACATCAAAAACATCATATTTGATTACGGGAATGTAATATTCAGCATTGATTTCAGGCGGGCGCAGCAGGCTTTTAAGGCGTTGGGAATCAGCGATGCCGAGGCATTTTTTGGTCACCGCCAGCAGGATGAGATATTTGACCGGTTCGACCGCGGCGAGGTATCGGCAGATGAGTTTCGTGCTTATATTAAAACTAAAACGGGCAACCCTGCTGTAACCGATCAGCAAATTACCGACGCGTGGAACAGTCTTTTACTGGGTATAGCTCCAGGCAATCACGACCTGCTGCTGAAGTTCAAAGAAAAATACCGCACCTTTTTGCTAAGCAACATTAACGATATCCATTATACTCATATCATGAATTACCTTAAAACGGATTTTGGTTTTGAGGATAATGAGCACTTGTTCGAAAAAACATATTATTCGCACCTGGTGGGCAAGCGTAAACCTCAAACAGATTTTTTTGAGCAGGTACTTGCCGAAAACAACTTAAACGCAAAAGAAACACTATTTATTGACGATAGCCCGCAACATTTAGAGGCCGCCAAAACCCTGGGCATACAAACTTTTTTAATGACCGCGCCTGATACGCTGGCAGCGTTTGCCGAGCGGGAGCGTTTGGTTTAA